The following are encoded together in the Halorubrum lacusprofundi ATCC 49239 genome:
- a CDS encoding IS630 family transposase: MNDLALVFLDESTVRMQSTVRRTWAPRGNTPIHRNSGSWQSIRAIAALTVAPKTGATVLDFWLSEKSVDSEQMAFLLRDLFNQRGQDCILIWDNLPAHKPTARMMTTPGWPMAPEVAIDIQYLPTYAPDFNPVEQVWKSVKYDDLANYVPTDLTALKARLDQSLRAVQDRPELLRSFIRWAGFELG, translated from the coding sequence GTGAACGACCTTGCGCTCGTGTTTCTCGACGAGAGTACCGTCCGAATGCAGTCCACGGTTCGACGGACGTGGGCACCGCGTGGAAATACCCCAATCCATCGGAATTCAGGTAGTTGGCAAAGTATACGGGCGATTGCAGCCCTGACGGTCGCGCCGAAAACTGGCGCGACCGTCTTGGATTTCTGGCTCTCTGAGAAAAGCGTCGACAGCGAACAAATGGCGTTCTTGTTACGCGATTTATTCAATCAACGAGGACAAGATTGCATCCTTATCTGGGACAATCTGCCGGCACACAAACCGACAGCACGGATGATGACAACACCTGGATGGCCGATGGCTCCCGAGGTCGCCATCGACATCCAGTACCTCCCGACATACGCACCAGATTTCAACCCGGTTGAACAGGTCTGGAAGTCGGTGAAATACGACGATCTTGCGAACTACGTACCCACCGATCTCACCGCGCTGAAAGCGCGGCTCGATCAGTCGCTCCGAGCAGTGCAAGATCGACCGGAACTACTCAGGTCCTTTATCAGATGGGCTGGGTTCGAACTTGGTTAG
- a CDS encoding IS630 family transposase yields the protein MLEARRRLAVALLRLGHSVSEVAQVVDVWPSSVYRWKDAYEADGDAGLTSKPVKGGPSTKLSDEQLAALAALLEDGPQAHGFDTDLWTLKRIAAVIEQEFGVSVAQTTVWRYLQKMGWSCQKPERRALKRDANAVRRWKQETIPAIEKKRE from the coding sequence GTGTTGGAAGCGCGGCGACGGCTTGCCGTCGCCTTGCTTCGGCTAGGTCACAGCGTCTCCGAGGTTGCACAAGTCGTTGATGTCTGGCCAAGCTCAGTTTATCGTTGGAAGGACGCCTATGAAGCTGATGGCGACGCTGGTCTCACCTCAAAACCAGTCAAAGGTGGACCCTCGACCAAGTTATCCGACGAACAGCTAGCAGCACTTGCGGCCCTTCTGGAAGACGGGCCACAAGCCCATGGGTTCGATACTGATCTCTGGACGCTCAAACGCATCGCAGCGGTGATTGAACAAGAATTCGGTGTTTCTGTCGCCCAAACAACCGTCTGGCGGTATCTTCAGAAAATGGGCTGGAGTTGCCAGAAGCCTGAGCGTCGCGCTCTCAAGCGCGACGCGAATGCGGTTCGTCGTTGGAAACAAGAGACGATCCCGGCAATTGAAAAAAAGCGCGAGTGA
- a CDS encoding MarR family transcriptional regulator, producing the protein MLRRIELEVLATVDRGDTISELATKLDHSESYLSRAVGDLAEKGLIYTERDGRRKRVVPSDARAVELYQDLVRQHSHIDFPDLLTGKALEVLYYLDQPRTVSEIANRSNNYRNTVNRVLKRFRNRGLVGTAHGHYEFNADFDRLHEFSRELAHHLHRQRLEAVAPKGTILWEDCDEFLAQTETEIDAEAFHETGLARFAAFDIQFLLTSHRYYVYSEGLDAVSPADLCCHTLLIDDGSRHRSYCLLLLSYVDVDEENLREQAAKYGFEDEIDALLRYLETHGEVDDERLPEWDKFQELAADYEVPLPP; encoded by the coding sequence ATGCTCCGGCGCATCGAACTCGAGGTCCTCGCCACGGTCGACCGCGGCGACACGATCTCCGAACTCGCGACGAAGCTCGATCACAGCGAGAGCTACCTTTCCCGTGCCGTCGGTGACCTCGCCGAAAAGGGACTCATCTACACGGAACGCGACGGCCGGCGAAAAAGAGTCGTCCCGTCGGATGCTCGCGCCGTCGAACTCTACCAGGACCTCGTCCGCCAGCACTCCCATATCGACTTCCCCGACCTGCTGACCGGCAAGGCACTTGAGGTGCTGTACTACCTTGACCAGCCGCGAACTGTCTCCGAGATCGCCAACCGGAGCAACAACTACCGCAACACGGTTAACCGCGTCCTCAAGCGGTTTCGCAACCGTGGTCTCGTCGGGACAGCCCACGGCCACTACGAGTTTAACGCCGATTTCGACCGCCTCCACGAGTTCTCTCGGGAACTCGCACACCATCTGCATCGCCAGCGACTCGAAGCCGTCGCCCCGAAAGGCACGATTCTCTGGGAGGACTGCGACGAATTCCTCGCCCAGACCGAGACGGAGATCGACGCAGAAGCGTTCCACGAAACCGGCCTCGCTCGATTCGCAGCCTTCGACATCCAGTTCTTACTCACCAGCCACCGCTACTACGTCTACTCCGAAGGACTCGATGCCGTCTCACCGGCGGACCTGTGTTGTCACACCCTCTTGATCGACGATGGCAGCCGCCACCGCTCGTACTGTCTCCTCCTGCTCAGCTACGTCGACGTCGACGAGGAGAATCTCCGAGAGCAGGCGGCGAAGTATGGCTTCGAAGACGAAATCGACGCCTTGCTGCGCTACCTCGAGACGCACGGCGAGGTTGATGACGAGCGGCTCCCGGAGTGGGACAAGTTCCAGGAGTTGGCGGCTGACTACGAGGTACCACTACCACCATGA